The window TCGCCTCGGCGGTCACTCTTGGTGCCGCTGACTATTCTATGCGTTTATGGTTAAACCCAGAAAAAATGGCGTCCTTGGGAGTCACGGTTGCTGATGTTCAGCAAGTCTTGCAAGAACAAAATATACAGGTGCCGGTCGGGCGTGTTGGTGCACCGCCCTTTGCCGCAGATGTATCTACTGAATATGCCTTGCGAGCCAAGGGGCGTTTAACCGATAAAGACGAATTTGAATCGATCGTGGTTCGCTCTGCCAATGATGGCTCGCAAATCTACATGCGCGATATTGCAAGAGTTGAGCTCGGGCAGGCCAGTTATGCGGTGTTAGGCGAGCTAGATAATAAGCCTGCGATCAACGTTGCCCTATATTTAACGCCTGATGCGAATGCGCTGGCCTCGGAAGAGATGGTGATTGCAAAAATGCAAGCGCTTGAGCAAAACTTTCCTGACGGTTTGACCTGGCAGGCAAGTTACAACACCACGCGTTATGTGCGTGTCTCTATCGATCAGGTTATTGAAGCGCTGTATGAGGCGGTTGTATTGGTAATTCTGGTTACCTTTATGTTTTTAGGTAGCTTACGCGCGACATTGGTGCCGGCAATTGCGATTCCAGTATCCTTGATTGGTACTTTTGCCGTGTTAAACCTTCTCGGTATGAGTATCAATACTGTAACCTTATTTGGTTTGATATTGGCGATCGGTATTGTGGTTGATGATGCCATTCTGGTTATCGAAAACGTTGAGCGACGCATGCACAACTTCCCCGATGAAACCCCCGTGCAGGCAACGCGAGCAGCGATGTCTGAAGTAACTGGCCCGGTCATCGCCACGACCTTAGTGTTGTTAGCGGTGTTTGTGCCGGTAACCTTACTGCCCGGTATCAGCGGGCAGATGTATTCGCAAATTGGCTTAACGATTTGTATATCAGTATTGATATCAAGTATTAATGCGCTGACTTTAAGCCCAGTTTTATGCTCTTTATTATTAAAGCCAGATATGAAGCCGGCCAAGTGGTATCAGGCTTTTAATCGTATTTTTGATCGCATTACGCAGGCTTATGGCCGTGGTGTCAGTTTTTTCATTCGCCGCTCCGTGGTTACTGCGCTGGTATTTGTTGCCGTGATTGCCATCATGGGTCATGGCTTTCGCTCGGTACCGCAAGATTTTGTGCCTTATGAAGATAAAGGCTTATTCATTGTTTCTGTGCAGCTGCCGGATGCATCGTCATTGTCTCGCACCCAGGACGTTGTGAAACAAGTTGAAACTATCTTGCAAGAGGATGAATATGTCGAGTCGGTGACCGCGATCACCGGCTATGGCATTTTCACCGGTGCTTCACAGTCTAACTCGGCTGTTATGTTTGTAGTGATGAAGCCCTGGGATGAGCGCTTTGCTGACGGTATGCAAGGTATTGTGTTTAACTCAATAAAGCGCGTCAATCAGCGCGCTGCTCGTGAAGTGTTAGAGGCACAGGTGATGGCCATCCCTGCGGCGCCTATTCCTGGTGTTGGTTCTACTGGCGGGATTGAGTTTGTTTTAGAAGACACCTTAGGTCAGGACTATGCCTTATTATCTGAAAATTTACGCGATCTCGTTATCGATAGTAGCCAGCAAGCTGCGGTAGAGACCGCCTTCACGGCATTTAGAGCCAATGTGCCACAATATTTTATTGATGTTGATCGGGTTAAGGCCAAGACTTTAGGTATTTCGTTAACAGAGATTTTTGCTACTTTGCAAAGTCAATTGGGCTCAAGCTATATCAATGACTTCAATAAATTTGGCCAGACCTACCAAGTTATTATGCAGGCGGACAGTGAGTTCCGCGATGCGATTGATGATCTGGACAAATTTTATTTGCGTTCGCAGTCGGGCGAGATGATACCGCTGACTAATTTAGTTGCGATCGAGCCCGTTTTAGGTCCTGAAAATGTTTGGCGATACAATAAATTTCGTGCGGGTATTATCAATGCCAATGTGGCGCAAGGTTATGCGACGGGTGAAGCCATTCAAGTATTTGAACAGCTGGCTGAGTCTTTGCCAGGCAGCTTTCGATATGAGTGGACAGGGCAGGCCTTTGAGCAGTTAAAAGCTGGCAATATGGCGATTATAGCCTTCGCACTGGCACTGATTTTTATCTACTTATTTTTAGTCGCGCAGTATGAAAGCTGGTCGATTCCTATCTCTATTCTGATGGTGTTGCCGATTGCTCTGGCAGGCAGCATGGCCGCTTTATTAGCGGTAAACCTATCGTTAAATCTCTACGTGCAGATTGGTTTAATTTTATTGATTGGCATGGCCTCGAAAAACGCCATTCTGATTGTTGAATTCGCTCGAGTGCAGCGCGAACAGCATCAACAAGATATTGCCGCCGCAGCTGAATACGCAGCAACTTTGCGCTTTAGGGCAATCAATATGACCGCCTTATCGTTTATTTTAGGTATCTTACCCCTGGTATTTGCTAAGGGTGCGGGCATGTTTTCGCAAATGTCCTTAGGTATCACGGTTTGCGCCGGCATGTTGGCAGTATTGTTACTGGGTACGTTTTTAATCCCTTGCTTTTATGTCTGGATACAAACGCTGAGAGAATACTTGAAACAAAAACTGTTCGGCGCTGCATAGCTGGCGCCTGCGCAATCATTTTGCAGACAAGGCAAGGACTATTTGACTCGATTAAGCGCCATGTCAGCTAGGTCAACCAGGGCTGTCTTGGCAGCACTGTCGTCAATCAGCTGCAAGGCATGCTTGGCCTGATCGACATACTGATTGGCAAAACGTTTGCAATATTCTAAGGCGCCGTGTGTTTGAATCAGCTGTGAAATTTGCTCAATATCGGCACTGCTTTTTTGCTCGATAGCGTTGGCTATAAGTGCTGCATCTGAGGCTTTTGCATGGGCCATGGTATAGATCAACGGTAAAGTCGGTTTACCCTCGTTCAAATCATCACCAACATTTTTACCCATGATGGCAGCATCGCCTTGATAATCTAAAATGTCATCAGCCACCTGAAACGCAATGCCCAAGGCTAAACCATAGTCGTACATAGCTTGTTGCTCAGGCGCTGGACGATTGAGCAGCATCGCGGTCCCTTGTAGCGCAGCGGCAAATAAAATGGCGGTCTTGTCGGTAATGACCTGCAAGTAGTCAGCTTCTGTTGTCGAGCTGTCTCCGGCTTTGCTGAGCTGCAGTACCTCACCTTCAGCTATTTGATTAGTCGTGTTACTCATCAGCTGCATGAGGTCCATGCTGCCAATCTTTACCAGCATTTGAAAAGCACGCGAATAAATGAAGTCGCCAACTAAAACACTGGGTGCATTGCCAAATGCTGCATTCGCGGTTGGTTTACCTCGTCGCAATTCTGACAAATCGACAACATCATCATGCAATAGGGTGGCGGTATGAATAAATTCAATCACGGCTGCAAAGGCAATAATATCCTGAGGCGTTGCTGACTGACTAGTTCGGCTAACAAGTAAGGCCAACAGCGGTCTAAGTCGTTTACCGCCAGCATCGGTAATATAGTGGCCAATATTTTCTACTAAATCGACACGCGATTGCAGTTGCTCAACTATTAATCGGTCTAACTGAGTGATTTCTGCTTCTAGCAGCAGTCGAATCTTGTCCATCATGGTAAAACTACGTTAACTTTGCCAATATCCCATATTGCTTAGCACGACTTGAAAATTGCAGCGCTAGCAGCGGTTTGCTTGCCTACTTGAGAGTGCTAATAGCGGGCTATTTTAAAGCTTTTTGCTGGCCATTTCTTGTATAAATTGATGGCAGATGATTAAACATGAAAACACTTGTCAGCCTGTGTTTTTTTGCATACAATGCCCGCCCTCAGAAAACTGACATTGGTCAGTGCCTATCAGCGCCGAGCACTGGAGCGTGGTTTTTAGCTTGAGGTTGCCAATAGGCTGTTAAATAAATTTCGTATAGAGAATGTAACTATGTACGCAGTGATTAAAAGTGGTGGTAAACAACACCGTGTAGTTGAGGGTGAAACCCTTAAGCTTGAAAAAATTGACGCCGCAACCGAGGCAAGTATTGAGTTTGACGAAGTACTTATGGTTGGCGAAGGCGCAGACGTTAAAATTGGTGCGCCAGTGGTTGAAGGTGCAAAAGTGACGGCAGAAGTCGTTGCTCATGGTCGTCACAAAAAAGTAAAAATTGTGAAATTTAAGCGTCGTAAGCACCACATGAAACAAATGGGCCACCGTCAGTGGTTCACCGAAGTAAAAATTACCGGCATCCAAGCATAAAGCTTTTTGCTTAACCGAAACTGATTTAAGGAGTATCAATCATGGCTCATAAGAAAGCTGGTGGTAGTACGAGTAACGGTCGCGATAGTATTAGTAAACGCCTTGGTGTGAAGCGCTTTGGTGGTCAGGCAGTAGTGGCTGGAAATATTATCGTTCGTCAACGTGGCACTAAATTCCACGCAGGTAATGGCGTTGGCATGGGTAAAGACCATACCTTATTTGCGACCCAAGATGGCGCAGTAAAATTTGAAGTGAAAGGTCCTAAAAACCGCAAATACGTTTCTGTTGTTGCATAAACTCGGTTTGTAGTTCCCGACCCCGCCTTGCTTATGCATCGCGGGGTTTTGTTTTTTTAGTGTTATAGTTTTGCTAAATTGATCGTCTTAGTCGTATGATCAATAGCCCGTTCACGTCTGCTTCACGTGGCCTTAGAGGATTATTATGAAATTTGTTGATGAGTCCGTGATTAAAATTAGCGCTGGCAATGGTGGCAATGGCTGCATGAGCTTTCGACGTGAAAAATACATTCCCAAAGGCGGCCCTGATGGCGGTGATGGTGGAAAGGGTGGCTCGATTATCTTAGAGGCTGACGAGGCGCTTAATACGCTGGTTGACTATCGCTATCAACCGCTCTATCGCGCGCAGTCAGGTGAGCCAGGTAAGGGCAGAAACTGCTCAGGAAAAGCTGGCGAAGATTTGGTGTTGAAAGTGCCTGTTGGTACAGTCGCGTTTGATGACGAGACCCAAGAAATGATTGGTGATTTAACTCAGCCTGGTGATCAGCTGCTGATCGCCAGAGGCGGTAAAGGGGGCTTAGGTAATACCCATTTTAAATCTTCAACCAATCGCGCACCGAGGCAAACTATACCTGGCACGGCTGGTGAGGCTCGGGAAGTCCGTTTAGAGCTTAATGTGCTGGCTGACGTGGGTCTACTGGGTTTACCCAATGCGGGCAAATCGAGCCTGATTCGTGCTATCTCATCGGCTAAGCCTAAAGTAGCTAATTATCCGTTTACTACTTTAACGCCCAATCTCGGGGTTGTAAAAATGGGTCAATATCGCAGCTTTGTAGTAGCGGATATACCCGGTTTGATCGAGGGGGCGGCAGAGGGTCATGGTCTAGGAATTCGCTTTTTAAAGCATATCGCGCGCACACGCTTGCTGCTGCATATTGTTGACCTGTTGCCATATGAGGGCACGGCTGAAGAGCATGCCGCGGTGATTGTGTCAGAGCTTATGCAGTTTAGCCCCACTTTGGCTGAGCGAGATCGCTGGCTGGTGCTTAATAAAGCCGATCTGATTAGCGATGCAGACGCGCAGGCCAGTGTCGAGCGTATTATTGCGGCGCTTGATTGGCAGGGTCCCGTATATGTTATCTCGGCCTTAGGTACTGAGCATAAAGCTGCGCTTGATCAGCTTTGTTATGACATTATGGCTTACATCGAAGACTATCGAGACCAGCTCGAGCAGGCAGATTTTGCCGAAGCGCAAATGAACGAGCTGCGCCAAGTACAGCAGGAAGGGCGTGAAACGATTATGCGCGCCCGCGATTTGGCGCGAGCCAAGCGATCTGCAGATGCCAGTGACGATGACTGGGATGATTGGGATGACGATGACTGGGATGTTGATGTGGAGTACGTGCAGTAATGCGAACAGAAGCTCAAAACTTAGCTTTGGCGAATGCAAAACGGATTGTGGTAAAAATTGGCAGCGCATTGCTTACCGATGATGGTAAGGGTCTAGATAATCAGGCTATCGTCGACTGGGTTGCACAAATGGCTGAACTGATTGCCAAGGGTAAAGAGTTGGTTATCGTCTCTTCTGGTTCAGTCGCTGCTGGCATGGTGCGGCTGGGTTTGCAGCAGCGGCCAGAATCACTGAGTGAGCTGCAGGCGGCTGCGGCAGTGGGTCAAATGCGACTGGTGCAAAGTTGGGAGAGCGCATTTAGTCAGTTTGCTAAACATACTGCACAAGTGCTGTTAGTGCATGATGATTTATCGAATCGTCCGCGCTATTTGAATGCTAGAAATACCTTACAGACACTGATTCAGCTCGGTGTTATTCCTATCGTCAATGAGAACGATACGGTTGCAACCGAAGAGATTCGTTTTGGTGATAACGATACATTGGCAGCAGCAGTGGCCAACTTGATAGATGCCGATCTGCTGGTGATCTTGACCGATCAAGATGCTATGTATACCAAAGATCCTCGGCATTTTGCTGACGCAGAACCTATTTTTCAAACCCCGGCCAATGATGCTAGGCTGCTCAGCATGGCCGGTGGTGGCGGTGAATTAGGTCGTGGCGGTATGACAACCAAGGTTCAGGCCGCACGGCTTGCTTCTCGTTCAGGCACCGATACAGTTATTGTTGGTGGCCGGCTGCCACAGGTATTGCTGGAGCTCATGGATGCAGACAAAAATGCATCGCTTGGCACCTTACTTAAAAGTGATCAGGCGACGCCTCTCGAAGCGCGTAAGCTATGGTTGGCTAGCTTGACGGCTGTAGCGCAGATTGAGCTGGATACGGGTGCTGTGCGGGCTGTTCGACAAGGTGGTGTTTCAGTACTGCCGGTCGGCGTTTCGGCGATCAAAGGGCAGTTTAATAAGGGCGATATTGTCGAGTGCGTAGATGCATTGGGTGAGCCGATTGCTAAGGGGCTGATTAATTACCCCAGCACTGACGCAGCCAAGCTTTTAGGCCAAAAAAGTGAGGATATGGTTCGACTGCTGGGCTACCGAGTCGCAGATGAGTTAATGCACTGTGATAATCTCATCTTGTTATAGCTTAAAAAGCTCGGCGTAGGCGGCGATAAATAGTTACCCATAAATAGTAATACAAATGAGTAAGTACAAAAAAGCAGGCGATCAGCCTGCTTTTTTATGGTAATAAGCAATAATTTGACTAAGAGCTAAGCTATTGAGTTTACCGAAAACACTTGGTTCATTGGGCTAGCTTAGATTAGGGCTGCGATAAGAGCTGCTGAGTTTGTCGTTATCTTTAACCGTTGCAGCTCTTGCTCTTGCTCTTACAAGAAAATTAAGCGAGTGCTTTGATTTGAGCGTTTAGGCGGCTCTTGTAACGTGCAGCTTTATTCTTGTGAAAAATACCTTTGTCTGCCATACGGTCTAGCACAGGNACCATTTCAGCATAAGCCTCGGTGGCGACGGTTTTGTCACCTGCAGCAATCGCCGAAATAACTTTTTTGATATAGGTGCGAACCATAGAGCGCTGGCTTGCATTACGGGCACGACGCACGACTGCTTGGCGAGCACGTTTTTTTGCTTGTGGAGAATTTGCCACGGTGTTTGTCCTCTCAGTTTAGCGATATTGTCGCTAGAAAAAGTGTAGATAAAAATCAAGGTCGCAAATTATTCATATTTGCACCAGTCTTGTCAATCAAAACCTTTGTCTTCAGGCGGGAATAATGAGGCAAAACAAGGGCTCACCGGTTCTAGGCGTTTCAGCTGATAATTAAAGTGCAGCATCGCAGTTTTTGCTATGGCAACTAAGCGTCCATCAGCCTTTTTGCTGACGCGGTACAGATAGTCACAGCCAAAGCGCGAAAAGTCTGCGGCGGCCACTTCAATGATAAGTTCATCACCATAATGTGCCTCTGCTTTATAAATCACGGCTAGATCGGCGTTAATAAAATTTTCACGCTGAGTCACGCTTTGAGACCAGTCTAGGCTTGCTGAAAAACGAGTTCTAGCCTCGTTGAGCATGGCTACTAAATGCTCATTAGCCAAATGATTAGCGCGGTTCACGTGTTGAATAAGTACTGGGATTTCTGTCTTAAAAGAAAATGATTTGGGAAGCTCGATGCTGAGTTTTGCCATAATAGGAGTCTGCAGTCATTTAAAGAATAATGAGATGGATGGTTCTAGCTTTAATCAGCAGTGATTATTAAGCAGTGCTATTTATCTGATGTGCTTTGTTTTCTCAAGTTCTGTTCATGCTGAGTATTGCTAGCCAAAGCGCTGCCATGCTACTAAGGTCCAGCAAATTACAGCCAGCACTAAGCTAAACATGACAGCTGCTGAGCCCATATCCTTAGCTCGTCCTGAGAGTTTGTGCTGCTCATCACTGATGCGGTCAACAACCGCCTCAATGGCAGAGTTGATTAACTCAATAATCACGATCAAAAACAACGGCAGAATTAATATGATTTGCTCAAGTGCAGTTTGACCTAACCAAAATGCCGCAGGCAACAATAGCAGTATAAGGCTTAATTCTTGCCGAAATGCAGTTTCATGAGTCCATGCTGCGCGTATGCCTTTTACCGAATATAGGCCAGCCCAAATAATCCGTTTGAGACCTTTACGGCCTGGTTTATTGCTGAGACGGATAGACGCTGATTCGTTACTTGCTGAATTCTTTGTGCCGGAATAACCTTTCATAA of the Pseudomonadales bacterium genome contains:
- a CDS encoding efflux RND transporter permease subunit — encoded protein: MISNFFLTRPKFALVISMIITIAGLISLSILPIAEYPHIAPPQVVVAAQYPGASSEVIEQTVAGPIEDAVNGVEGMTYMRSISSNAGSYSLAISFELEQDADMALVRVQNAVKTAEPKLPADVRKYGLSIAKQSPDMLMIVNLNSPDSSLDYLFMSNYSKINIEPALQRIPGIASAVTLGAADYSMRLWLNPEKMASLGVTVADVQQVLQEQNIQVPVGRVGAPPFAADVSTEYALRAKGRLTDKDEFESIVVRSANDGSQIYMRDIARVELGQASYAVLGELDNKPAINVALYLTPDANALASEEMVIAKMQALEQNFPDGLTWQASYNTTRYVRVSIDQVIEALYEAVVLVILVTFMFLGSLRATLVPAIAIPVSLIGTFAVLNLLGMSINTVTLFGLILAIGIVVDDAILVIENVERRMHNFPDETPVQATRAAMSEVTGPVIATTLVLLAVFVPVTLLPGISGQMYSQIGLTICISVLISSINALTLSPVLCSLLLKPDMKPAKWYQAFNRIFDRITQAYGRGVSFFIRRSVVTALVFVAVIAIMGHGFRSVPQDFVPYEDKGLFIVSVQLPDASSLSRTQDVVKQVETILQEDEYVESVTAITGYGIFTGASQSNSAVMFVVMKPWDERFADGMQGIVFNSIKRVNQRAAREVLEAQVMAIPAAPIPGVGSTGGIEFVLEDTLGQDYALLSENLRDLVIDSSQQAAVETAFTAFRANVPQYFIDVDRVKAKTLGISLTEIFATLQSQLGSSYINDFNKFGQTYQVIMQADSEFRDAIDDLDKFYLRSQSGEMIPLTNLVAIEPVLGPENVWRYNKFRAGIINANVAQGYATGEAIQVFEQLAESLPGSFRYEWTGQAFEQLKAGNMAIIAFALALIFIYLFLVAQYESWSIPISILMVLPIALAGSMAALLAVNLSLNLYVQIGLILLIGMASKNAILIVEFARVQREQHQQDIAAAAEYAATLRFRAINMTALSFILGILPLVFAKGAGMFSQMSLGITVCAGMLAVLLLGTFLIPCFYVWIQTLREYLKQKLFGAA
- a CDS encoding acyl-CoA thioesterase, whose amino-acid sequence is MAKLSIELPKSFSFKTEIPVLIQHVNRANHLANEHLVAMLNEARTRFSASLDWSQSVTQRENFINADLAVIYKAEAHYGDELIIEVAAADFSRFGCDYLYRVSKKADGRLVAIAKTAMLHFNYQLKRLEPVSPCFASLFPPEDKGFD
- a CDS encoding diacylglycerol kinase — encoded protein: MKGYSGTKNSASNESASIRLSNKPGRKGLKRIIWAGLYSVKGIRAAWTHETAFRQELSLILLLLPAAFWLGQTALEQIILILPLFLIVIIELINSAIEAVVDRISDEQHKLSGRAKDMGSAAVMFSLVLAVICWTLVAWQRFG
- a CDS encoding polyprenyl synthetase family protein: MDKIRLLLEAEITQLDRLIVEQLQSRVDLVENIGHYITDAGGKRLRPLLALLVSRTSQSATPQDIIAFAAVIEFIHTATLLHDDVVDLSELRRGKPTANAAFGNAPSVLVGDFIYSRAFQMLVKIGSMDLMQLMSNTTNQIAEGEVLQLSKAGDSSTTEADYLQVITDKTAILFAAALQGTAMLLNRPAPEQQAMYDYGLALGIAFQVADDILDYQGDAAIMGKNVGDDLNEGKPTLPLIYTMAHAKASDAALIANAIEQKSSADIEQISQLIQTHGALEYCKRFANQYVDQAKHALQLIDDSAAKTALVDLADMALNRVK
- the rpsT gene encoding 30S ribosomal protein S20 → MANSPQAKKRARQAVVRRARNASQRSMVRTYIKKVISAIAAGDKTVATEAYAEMVPVLDRMADKGIFHKNKAARYKSRLNAQIKALA
- a CDS encoding glutamate 5-kinase gives rise to the protein MRTEAQNLALANAKRIVVKIGSALLTDDGKGLDNQAIVDWVAQMAELIAKGKELVIVSSGSVAAGMVRLGLQQRPESLSELQAAAAVGQMRLVQSWESAFSQFAKHTAQVLLVHDDLSNRPRYLNARNTLQTLIQLGVIPIVNENDTVATEEIRFGDNDTLAAAVANLIDADLLVILTDQDAMYTKDPRHFADAEPIFQTPANDARLLSMAGGGGELGRGGMTTKVQAARLASRSGTDTVIVGGRLPQVLLELMDADKNASLGTLLKSDQATPLEARKLWLASLTAVAQIELDTGAVRAVRQGGVSVLPVGVSAIKGQFNKGDIVECVDALGEPIAKGLINYPSTDAAKLLGQKSEDMVRLLGYRVADELMHCDNLILL
- the rplU gene encoding 50S ribosomal protein L21, giving the protein MYAVIKSGGKQHRVVEGETLKLEKIDAATEASIEFDEVLMVGEGADVKIGAPVVEGAKVTAEVVAHGRHKKVKIVKFKRRKHHMKQMGHRQWFTEVKITGIQA
- the rpmA gene encoding 50S ribosomal protein L27, yielding MAHKKAGGSTSNGRDSISKRLGVKRFGGQAVVAGNIIVRQRGTKFHAGNGVGMGKDHTLFATQDGAVKFEVKGPKNRKYVSVVA
- the obgE gene encoding GTPase ObgE, with the translated sequence MKFVDESVIKISAGNGGNGCMSFRREKYIPKGGPDGGDGGKGGSIILEADEALNTLVDYRYQPLYRAQSGEPGKGRNCSGKAGEDLVLKVPVGTVAFDDETQEMIGDLTQPGDQLLIARGGKGGLGNTHFKSSTNRAPRQTIPGTAGEAREVRLELNVLADVGLLGLPNAGKSSLIRAISSAKPKVANYPFTTLTPNLGVVKMGQYRSFVVADIPGLIEGAAEGHGLGIRFLKHIARTRLLLHIVDLLPYEGTAEEHAAVIVSELMQFSPTLAERDRWLVLNKADLISDADAQASVERIIAALDWQGPVYVISALGTEHKAALDQLCYDIMAYIEDYRDQLEQADFAEAQMNELRQVQQEGRETIMRARDLARAKRSADASDDDWDDWDDDDWDVDVEYVQ